In one Halosolutus amylolyticus genomic region, the following are encoded:
- a CDS encoding ubiquitin-like small modifier protein 1 → MEIELRFFATFREAVGTKEHSRTVADDATVGDVLEALEDEYEGLEGRLLTEDGDAIRPQLSVLKNGRNVVHMAGPATVLDEGDVVSVFPPVAGGAA, encoded by the coding sequence ATGGAGATCGAACTTCGATTTTTCGCCACCTTTCGCGAGGCCGTCGGTACCAAAGAACACAGTCGGACGGTCGCGGACGACGCGACCGTCGGAGACGTTCTCGAGGCCCTCGAGGACGAGTACGAGGGCCTCGAGGGGCGACTGTTGACGGAGGACGGCGACGCGATCCGGCCACAGTTGAGCGTGCTCAAGAACGGGCGCAACGTGGTCCACATGGCGGGCCCGGCGACGGTGCTGGACGAGGGCGACGTCGTGTCGGTGTTCCCGCCGGTCGCTGGCGGCGCGGCGTAG
- a CDS encoding YqjF family protein gives MVLPLEMGWRHLLFENWPVDASVIDAHLPDALDVDEHDGSGWLSVVPFTNVAVRPRGVPARAGIPLPELNLRTYVTCDGEPGVYFFSLDAQGLASVTGARLFHHLPYYYARISLDWHDGRVQFSSRRRHPGARPAHYDATYWPTGDPFSAPEDPLARYLVERYRFYTEASDGILRYSEVDHGPWTLYPAAADVETNTLLTANGFRQPDSEPVTYYSPGLDVVASRSQRWRERA, from the coding sequence ATGGTCCTCCCGCTGGAGATGGGCTGGCGGCACCTGCTGTTCGAGAACTGGCCGGTCGACGCGAGCGTGATCGACGCACACCTCCCCGACGCGCTCGACGTCGACGAACACGACGGGAGCGGCTGGCTCTCGGTGGTTCCGTTCACGAACGTGGCCGTTCGGCCGCGGGGAGTTCCAGCCCGGGCGGGCATCCCACTGCCCGAACTCAATTTGCGAACGTACGTCACCTGTGACGGCGAACCCGGGGTTTACTTCTTCAGTCTGGACGCGCAGGGACTGGCGAGCGTGACCGGCGCGCGCCTGTTCCACCACCTGCCGTACTACTACGCTCGCATCTCGCTCGACTGGCACGACGGCCGGGTGCAGTTCTCGAGTCGCCGACGCCATCCTGGGGCGCGTCCCGCCCACTACGACGCCACGTACTGGCCGACCGGCGACCCGTTCTCGGCACCCGAGGATCCGCTCGCACGATACCTCGTCGAGCGATACCGGTTCTACACGGAGGCCTCCGACGGTATCCTCCGGTATTCCGAGGTCGATCACGGTCCGTGGACGCTCTACCCGGCAGCCGCCGACGTCGAGACGAACACCCTGTTGACGGCCAACGGCTTCCGGCAACCGGATTCGGAGCCGGTCACCTACTACAGTCCGGGGCTGGACGTGGTCGCCTCACGGAGCCAGCGGTGGCGAGAGCGAGCCTGA
- a CDS encoding glycosyltransferase → MARTSTVTAFTDLYLPTINGVSYTVALWRERWPRCRDSMAVVFPAMDGYEPEEGEYALPSVPAPLYSQYRLGLPAVPDDVPASDVVHLHTPFTVGIAGLRFARKHDVPVVASYHTLLGDRADQHVPDPLVGELQRVCRAYERSFFERVDHVVTPTSFARRHLRNHVGADVDVSVVSNGIDTEFFRPVDAVAFRDRYDLPDGPLLGYSGRHSPEKNIEEAIDAVDGTDHTFVLAGDGPAREDLEAYAADADADVRFLGFLDREDLPAFYSALDVFVFPSPVETQGLVALEATACGTPVVAVDAGALTDSVIYGETGYRYDPGDLAAFRWAIRRALSENDRLSDLCRRRRAMLSVEHSLKQLATVYDALDP, encoded by the coding sequence ATGGCCAGAACGTCGACCGTCACCGCCTTTACGGACCTCTACCTGCCGACGATCAACGGCGTCTCCTACACGGTGGCGCTCTGGCGCGAGCGCTGGCCCCGGTGCCGGGACTCGATGGCCGTCGTCTTCCCGGCGATGGACGGCTACGAGCCCGAAGAGGGAGAGTACGCGCTGCCGAGCGTTCCCGCGCCGTTGTATTCACAGTACCGGCTCGGCCTCCCGGCGGTTCCCGACGACGTTCCCGCGTCCGACGTGGTCCACCTCCACACGCCGTTTACCGTCGGCATCGCCGGACTTCGGTTCGCTCGCAAACACGACGTTCCGGTCGTCGCCTCCTACCACACCCTGCTCGGCGATCGGGCCGACCAGCACGTTCCCGACCCGCTCGTCGGCGAACTCCAGCGCGTCTGCCGGGCGTACGAGCGATCGTTCTTCGAACGCGTCGACCACGTCGTCACCCCGACCTCGTTCGCTCGACGACACCTCCGGAACCACGTCGGGGCCGACGTCGACGTGAGCGTCGTTTCGAACGGCATCGACACCGAGTTCTTCCGGCCTGTCGACGCGGTGGCGTTTCGGGACCGTTACGACCTTCCCGATGGACCGCTGTTAGGGTACAGCGGCCGGCACAGTCCCGAGAAGAACATCGAAGAAGCGATCGACGCGGTCGACGGAACCGACCACACGTTCGTCCTGGCCGGGGACGGCCCCGCTCGCGAGGACCTCGAAGCGTACGCCGCGGACGCCGACGCCGACGTTCGATTCCTCGGCTTTCTCGATCGCGAGGACCTCCCCGCGTTTTACTCGGCCCTCGACGTCTTCGTCTTCCCGAGTCCGGTCGAGACCCAGGGGCTGGTCGCGCTCGAGGCGACTGCCTGCGGAACGCCGGTCGTCGCGGTCGACGCGGGCGCGCTCACCGACAGCGTCATTTATGGCGAGACCGGCTACCGGTACGACCCCGGCGATCTGGCGGCGTTCCGCTGGGCGATCCGCCGGGCACTCTCGGAGAACGATCGGCTCTCGGATCTCTGTCGTCGGCGCCGCGCGATGCTCTCGGTCGAACACTCCCTCAAACAGCTGGCGACGGTCTACGACGCGCTGGACCCGTGA
- a CDS encoding GNAT family N-acetyltransferase encodes MSVHSTLSFDDPVQRTIYEYVERHGAVTPDELARSIRVETGRCHSKPARSATYTEEKPLSPDELRSCIEELKERGDLVETNGKLRIAVAGSPTELELDEGTVTVRPAREEDRPGVVETMRTVATDGTYIVAENVAAQLERESALIRANDERSRMFFVAAFEPDEEGEEKGDADSETGADATDAADIVGWLHVNAPELPSLRHTAEVTVGVRPDVRRNEIGSTLLEDGLEWADDAGYRKIYQNIPATNEEAIAFLEANGWDREGRREEQYLIDEEFVDEVLLATWP; translated from the coding sequence ATGAGCGTCCACTCCACGCTGTCGTTCGACGATCCCGTCCAGCGGACGATCTACGAGTACGTCGAGCGACACGGGGCGGTCACGCCCGACGAACTGGCCCGATCGATCCGCGTCGAGACGGGGCGCTGTCACTCCAAACCGGCCCGATCGGCCACCTACACCGAGGAGAAACCGCTCTCGCCGGACGAACTCCGGTCGTGTATCGAGGAACTCAAAGAGCGAGGCGACCTGGTCGAGACGAACGGCAAACTCCGGATCGCCGTCGCGGGGAGTCCGACCGAACTCGAACTCGACGAGGGAACCGTCACGGTTCGTCCGGCACGCGAGGAGGATCGCCCGGGTGTGGTCGAGACGATGCGGACGGTGGCGACCGACGGGACGTACATCGTCGCGGAGAACGTCGCGGCACAACTCGAGCGCGAGTCGGCGCTGATCCGGGCGAACGACGAACGATCGCGGATGTTCTTCGTCGCCGCGTTCGAACCGGACGAGGAGGGCGAGGAGAAGGGTGACGCCGACTCGGAAACCGGAGCGGACGCGACCGACGCGGCGGATATCGTCGGCTGGCTCCACGTCAACGCGCCCGAACTCCCGTCGTTGCGACACACGGCCGAGGTGACGGTCGGCGTGCGACCCGACGTCCGGCGGAACGAGATCGGCTCGACGCTTCTCGAGGACGGCCTCGAGTGGGCCGACGACGCTGGGTACCGGAAGATCTACCAGAACATCCCCGCGACGAACGAGGAGGCGATCGCGTTCCTCGAGGCCAACGGGTGGGACCGCGAGGGCCGGCGCGAGGAACAGTACCTGATCGACGAGGAGTTCGTCGACGAGGTCCTGCTGGCGACGTGGCCGTAG
- a CDS encoding Cdc6/Cdc18 family protein encodes MIVDGRVLREDFVPSEVVHRHDEVNLLSESLEPLLYDRRPDPAFLFGPTGVGKTCIARYTLSQLREQEPSVAVAYVNCWQEYTRFRVLYSLLESIDRTVGVHRSTPKDELFGRLADADDRPIVAILDEVDQLEETAALYDLHRLGHVSLVLIANREEELFASFDDRVRSRLRAGTRVQFDRYGTDELVAILAERASQGLEPGSITEDQLRTIADAASGDARVGIGILRSAARRADRNGDESITDEVVAAAIPDAQSAIRRKTVEGLIEHQRVLYDVIAEAGEIEPGDLYAEYERRVADPKTKRTLRNYLTKMVHYDLIEAEGKRRGRTYQPVGDDDDDDDEDGEEGGEKAGDPGADGADGIDRD; translated from the coding sequence GTGATCGTCGACGGCCGCGTCCTGCGAGAGGACTTCGTTCCCAGCGAGGTGGTCCACCGACACGACGAGGTGAACCTCCTCTCGGAGAGCCTGGAGCCGCTGCTGTACGATCGGCGCCCGGATCCGGCGTTCCTGTTCGGACCGACCGGCGTCGGCAAGACCTGTATCGCCCGGTACACGCTCTCGCAACTGCGCGAACAGGAGCCGTCAGTCGCGGTCGCCTACGTCAACTGCTGGCAGGAGTACACCCGGTTTCGGGTGCTCTACAGTCTGCTCGAGTCGATCGATCGGACGGTCGGCGTCCACCGATCGACGCCGAAGGACGAACTGTTCGGACGGCTGGCCGACGCCGACGACCGCCCGATCGTCGCGATCTTGGACGAGGTCGACCAGCTAGAGGAGACGGCCGCGCTCTACGACCTCCACCGGCTGGGCCACGTCTCGCTCGTGTTGATCGCCAACCGCGAGGAGGAACTGTTCGCGAGCTTCGACGATCGGGTCCGGTCGCGGCTGCGGGCCGGGACCCGGGTGCAGTTCGACCGCTACGGCACCGACGAACTCGTCGCGATCCTCGCGGAGCGGGCGAGCCAGGGGCTCGAACCGGGATCGATCACCGAAGATCAGTTGCGGACGATCGCCGACGCGGCCTCCGGCGACGCGCGGGTCGGCATCGGTATCCTCCGATCGGCGGCCCGGCGGGCGGATCGTAACGGGGACGAGTCGATTACGGACGAGGTGGTCGCGGCAGCGATTCCGGACGCCCAGTCTGCGATCCGTCGCAAGACGGTGGAGGGGCTGATCGAACACCAGCGCGTCCTCTACGACGTGATCGCCGAGGCGGGCGAGATCGAACCCGGCGACCTCTACGCCGAGTACGAGCGACGGGTCGCGGACCCGAAGACGAAACGGACCCTGCGCAACTACCTGACGAAGATGGTCCACTACGACCTGATCGAGGCCGAGGGAAAGCGCCGCGGTCGGACCTACCAGCCGGTCGGAGACGATGACGATGACGATGACGAAGACGGGGAAGAGGGAGGAGAGAAGGCAGGTGATCCGGGCGCAGATGGGGCTGACGGGATCGATCGCGACTGA
- a CDS encoding DNA polymerase domain-containing protein, translated as MSPYTFEFEDGVVREWRLTESGAEPTTDADYAPSLFVDGPADALADLQDRLASDPKVAATERERWATDLHEAHVDDRSRVLRVDLDRVGEVRTLAREIRGVHERETHAPGTFRLYDVDLAPGFRYCLDREIDPTPARDLRTMRLDLPEPALADGDVSGLEIDGEPIGAGGDADDASDDPARVLGALGDALDRRDPDVLVLSHADLVPLLAERASDLGIEGFRLGRRPGWTRLASENTYESYGRVGHSPARYRVPGRAIVDTSNSFLWHQSGLDGIRYMVGRTGRPLQEAAWGSIGTLLTSRQIRLAHTERGVLAPWNKWEPERFADVATLHAADRGGFTFAPEVGFHETVHEIDFASLYPRIIREHNVSPETVDCRCECDSRSVPELGYEICERDGFLPAVLDPLLDDRAAIKRALREDPPEATADRLRAESGAIKWVLVSCFGYQGYRNAKYGRIECHEAINAYAREIALTAKARLEDAGWRIVHGIVDSLWVTPRIDDPEPIESVTADVSDAVGIPLEHDGRYEWVCFVPLRDSIAGDASATRPGAGSTSGANPGPRSRGGVASGPAGALTKYFGKREGGEYRFRGIEVRQRSTPEFVAASQRAFVETLDRERDPEAVCDVLGRRLGELRRGAVDPAALEITNRVSKSLEAYRQRTRAVAALERYDRHGIDRRPDQSVRYVVVDDDARGPERVRLPFEGPSTYDSDYYAALLGRACESVVSPLGWDRARIRDYLRDGEPVRLSSFVE; from the coding sequence ATGAGCCCGTACACCTTCGAGTTCGAGGACGGCGTCGTCCGCGAGTGGCGACTGACCGAGTCCGGAGCCGAACCCACGACGGACGCGGACTACGCGCCGTCGCTGTTCGTCGACGGGCCGGCGGACGCGCTCGCGGACCTGCAGGACCGACTCGCGTCGGACCCGAAAGTCGCCGCGACGGAGCGCGAGCGGTGGGCGACCGACCTCCACGAGGCCCACGTCGATGATCGCTCTCGGGTCCTGCGCGTCGACCTCGATCGGGTCGGCGAGGTGCGGACGCTCGCCCGCGAGATCCGGGGCGTCCACGAGCGCGAGACGCACGCGCCCGGCACGTTTCGCCTCTACGATGTCGACCTCGCGCCCGGCTTTCGCTACTGTCTCGATCGAGAGATCGATCCGACGCCAGCCCGCGATCTGCGGACGATGCGACTCGACCTGCCGGAACCCGCGCTGGCCGACGGCGACGTCTCGGGGCTGGAGATCGACGGCGAACCGATCGGCGCTGGCGGTGACGCCGACGACGCCAGCGACGACCCCGCGAGGGTGCTCGGCGCGCTCGGGGACGCCCTCGATCGGCGGGATCCGGACGTGCTCGTCTTGAGTCACGCCGACCTGGTCCCGCTGCTCGCGGAGCGGGCGTCGGACCTGGGGATCGAGGGGTTTCGGCTGGGTCGACGCCCGGGCTGGACCCGCCTCGCGAGCGAGAACACGTACGAGAGCTACGGCCGGGTGGGCCACTCGCCGGCCCGGTATCGGGTCCCGGGTCGGGCGATCGTCGATACCTCGAACAGCTTCCTCTGGCACCAGTCGGGACTCGATGGGATCCGCTATATGGTCGGCCGAACGGGGCGACCCCTACAGGAGGCTGCGTGGGGGAGCATCGGCACCCTGCTGACCTCGCGGCAGATCCGGCTGGCGCACACCGAACGAGGTGTGCTCGCCCCCTGGAACAAGTGGGAGCCCGAGCGATTCGCGGACGTCGCGACGCTCCACGCGGCCGATCGGGGTGGGTTCACGTTCGCACCCGAGGTCGGCTTCCACGAGACGGTCCACGAGATCGACTTCGCGTCGCTGTACCCGCGGATCATCCGCGAGCACAACGTGAGCCCGGAGACGGTCGACTGTCGCTGTGAGTGCGACTCCCGATCGGTGCCGGAACTGGGCTACGAGATCTGCGAGCGCGACGGCTTTCTCCCGGCGGTTCTCGACCCCTTACTCGACGATCGGGCGGCGATCAAACGGGCGTTGCGCGAGGACCCGCCGGAGGCGACGGCCGATCGGCTCCGGGCGGAGTCGGGGGCGATCAAGTGGGTGCTCGTCTCCTGCTTCGGCTATCAGGGGTATCGCAACGCCAAGTACGGCCGGATCGAGTGTCACGAGGCGATCAACGCCTACGCTCGCGAGATCGCCCTCACGGCGAAGGCGCGACTCGAGGACGCCGGCTGGCGGATCGTCCACGGCATCGTCGACAGCCTCTGGGTGACGCCGCGGATCGACGATCCGGAGCCGATCGAGTCCGTCACCGCCGACGTCTCCGACGCGGTGGGGATCCCGCTCGAGCACGACGGCCGCTACGAGTGGGTCTGTTTCGTCCCGTTGCGCGACTCGATCGCCGGCGACGCGAGCGCGACTCGGCCGGGTGCCGGGTCGACGAGCGGGGCGAACCCGGGCCCCCGGTCCCGGGGCGGCGTCGCGTCCGGTCCCGCGGGCGCGCTCACGAAGTACTTCGGCAAGCGCGAGGGCGGCGAGTACCGGTTTCGCGGCATTGAGGTCCGCCAGCGGAGCACCCCGGAGTTCGTCGCGGCGAGCCAGCGGGCGTTCGTCGAGACGCTCGATCGCGAGCGCGATCCCGAGGCGGTCTGCGACGTACTCGGGCGCCGACTGGGCGAACTCCGGCGCGGTGCGGTCGACCCCGCCGCCCTCGAGATCACGAACCGCGTCTCGAAGTCGCTCGAGGCGTACCGCCAGCGGACCCGGGCCGTCGCGGCGCTAGAGCGGTACGATCGCCACGGGATCGATCGCCGGCCCGACCAGTCAGTTCGCTACGTCGTCGTCGACGACGACGCCCGCGGCCCCGAGCGGGTTCGCCTGCCGTTCGAGGGGCCCTCGACGTACGATTCCGACTACTACGCCGCGCTCCTGGGTCGGGCCTGCGAGAGCGTCGTCTCGCCGCTGGGCTGGGATCGGGCCCGGATCCGGGACTACCTGCGCGACGGTGAGCCGGTCCGGCTGTCGAGCTTCGTGGAGTGA
- a CDS encoding response regulator, which translates to MTDPDSFRPEPAQILLVEDNPGDVRLTKEAFKRGRIENDLHTVSDGTEALAFLEQRGEYADAPRPDLVLLDLNLPRTDGEEVLEELKGDPELRSIPVIVLTSSRAEEDVVRSYELHANAYLTKPVDPDEFIETVRAFEKFWFSVVRLPPEGN; encoded by the coding sequence ATGACTGACCCAGATTCGTTTCGGCCGGAGCCAGCACAGATACTGTTAGTCGAAGACAACCCGGGTGACGTCCGACTGACGAAGGAAGCGTTCAAGCGGGGCCGGATCGAGAACGACCTCCACACCGTCTCGGACGGCACAGAGGCGCTCGCCTTCCTCGAACAGCGCGGCGAGTACGCGGACGCACCGCGACCGGATCTCGTCCTCCTCGACCTCAACCTTCCCCGGACGGACGGGGAAGAGGTTCTCGAGGAACTCAAGGGGGATCCGGAGCTTCGATCGATCCCCGTGATCGTCCTGACGAGTTCGCGGGCCGAGGAGGACGTCGTCAGGTCCTACGAACTGCACGCGAACGCCTACCTCACGAAACCCGTCGACCCCGACGAGTTCATCGAGACCGTCCGTGCGTTCGAGAAGTTCTGGTTTTCGGTGGTCAGGCTGCCACCGGAGGGGAACTAA
- a CDS encoding bacterio-opsin activator domain-containing protein, which translates to MSETDAQTEWDWEREGPLEEAGTLQLLLIEDNPGDARLIQEMLRDSDELSRRVNPDESESQTPDVVRENRLEDGLDALASEPTDLVLLDLNLPDSTGLETLETVSEASDETPVVVLTGLRDQEVGVQAIQRGAQDFLVKDEVTSELLVRTIHHAIERARQDRERRRQREQLEALNRLNRIGHDITHAVITTETRAELEEEVCDRLVESDGYRFAWIGSVDPGNSDVVPKAAAGVEEGYLDEIEVTTDEDEPTGQGPAGTATRTGSVQVVNDAKTDAEFEPWREPARERGYRSSAAIPIVHEDLVYGVLGVYSSSPRAFTGPETTILARIGDVIAHAITAIERRDALVSDAVIELEFRVGEMAEELVELSATEECTIEFEQLVQGDETLLAYGSARDVSEEAFRDTVDETDGISDLRVLASRRDAFEFELVAPAAVSLFETIATHGGRVASATIADGEFRFVVELPRGRDTRQMIELIRDQHADITYLAQRTTERSDRGETGSASVLEEKLTEKQRAAIETAYFAGYFDWPRESTGEEIAERLGISPATFNQHLRTAERKFFDSVFGE; encoded by the coding sequence ATGAGCGAGACCGACGCACAGACGGAGTGGGACTGGGAGCGAGAAGGCCCCCTCGAGGAAGCCGGCACGCTCCAGCTCCTGTTGATCGAGGACAACCCGGGCGACGCACGGCTCATCCAGGAGATGCTCCGGGACTCCGACGAACTCTCGCGGCGCGTCAACCCGGACGAGTCGGAGAGCCAGACCCCCGACGTCGTCAGGGAGAACCGCCTCGAGGACGGTCTCGACGCCCTCGCGTCGGAACCCACGGACCTCGTCTTGCTGGACCTGAACCTCCCCGACAGCACCGGACTCGAGACCCTCGAGACGGTCAGCGAGGCGAGCGACGAGACGCCGGTCGTCGTGTTGACCGGCCTGCGGGACCAGGAGGTCGGCGTTCAGGCGATTCAGCGGGGGGCCCAGGACTTCCTCGTCAAGGACGAGGTGACGAGCGAACTGCTCGTCCGGACGATCCACCACGCGATCGAACGGGCCAGACAGGACCGCGAGCGCCGCCGCCAGCGCGAGCAACTCGAGGCGCTGAACCGCCTCAACCGGATCGGTCACGACATCACGCACGCAGTGATCACGACCGAGACGCGGGCGGAACTCGAAGAGGAGGTCTGCGATCGGCTGGTCGAGTCCGACGGCTACCGGTTCGCCTGGATCGGGAGCGTCGATCCGGGGAACAGCGACGTCGTTCCGAAGGCGGCGGCGGGCGTCGAAGAGGGGTATCTCGACGAGATCGAGGTCACCACCGACGAGGACGAACCGACCGGACAGGGGCCGGCGGGAACGGCGACCCGGACCGGATCGGTCCAGGTCGTGAACGATGCGAAGACCGATGCCGAATTCGAGCCGTGGCGCGAACCGGCGCGCGAACGCGGCTACCGCTCCTCGGCGGCGATCCCGATAGTCCACGAGGACCTCGTCTACGGCGTGCTCGGCGTCTACTCGTCGTCGCCGCGCGCCTTTACGGGCCCGGAGACGACGATCCTCGCGCGGATCGGCGACGTGATCGCTCACGCGATCACCGCCATCGAGCGCCGCGACGCGCTGGTCAGCGACGCCGTCATCGAACTCGAGTTCCGGGTCGGGGAGATGGCGGAGGAACTGGTCGAACTCTCGGCGACCGAGGAGTGCACGATCGAGTTCGAACAGCTGGTCCAGGGCGACGAGACGTTGCTGGCGTACGGTTCGGCGCGGGACGTCTCGGAGGAGGCGTTTCGCGACACGGTCGACGAGACGGACGGGATCAGCGACCTCCGGGTGCTCGCGTCCCGGCGGGACGCCTTCGAGTTCGAACTCGTCGCGCCGGCCGCCGTCTCGCTGTTCGAGACGATCGCGACCCACGGCGGCCGCGTCGCCTCGGCGACGATCGCCGACGGCGAGTTCCGGTTCGTCGTCGAACTCCCGCGGGGTCGTGACACCAGGCAGATGATCGAACTGATCAGGGACCAGCACGCCGACATCACCTACCTCGCACAGCGGACCACCGAACGGAGCGATCGCGGCGAGACCGGGTCCGCGTCGGTCCTCGAGGAGAAACTCACCGAGAAACAGCGGGCGGCGATCGAGACGGCCTACTTCGCGGGCTACTTCGACTGGCCCCGCGAGAGTACGGGCGAGGAGATCGCCGAACGGCTCGGGATCTCCCCCGCGACCTTCAACCAGCATCTCCGGACGGCCGAGCGGAAGTTCTTCGACTCCGTCTTCGGGGAGTGA
- a CDS encoding HdeD family acid-resistance protein produces the protein MNSVTTDSDSAAEYTVEKGWRTLAIAGGVVGLIGLLAIALPFVAGISIALVLGGLLVLSGLVHGAHAFTARGWKGSLWQVTLAVVSVIAGLALLVNPVVALVTLTLLLVAYLLVDGVAELVMAARMADQPGRAAVAVSGVISIVLAGLLWAGFPASAAWAIGLLVGISLFMTGISMAVVAYAGRPVDEADQPATEPRGA, from the coding sequence ATGAACTCAGTAACAACGGACAGCGACTCGGCCGCGGAATACACCGTAGAGAAAGGGTGGCGCACGCTCGCGATCGCCGGCGGCGTCGTCGGATTGATCGGCCTCCTCGCGATCGCCCTCCCGTTCGTCGCGGGAATCTCGATCGCGCTCGTTCTCGGCGGCCTGCTCGTCCTGAGCGGTCTCGTCCACGGCGCGCACGCGTTCACCGCACGCGGCTGGAAGGGATCGCTCTGGCAGGTGACCCTCGCCGTCGTCTCGGTGATCGCCGGTCTCGCTCTGCTCGTCAACCCGGTCGTCGCGCTGGTAACGCTGACGCTCCTGCTCGTCGCGTACCTGCTGGTCGACGGCGTCGCGGAACTGGTGATGGCGGCACGGATGGCCGACCAGCCCGGACGCGCGGCAGTCGCCGTCAGCGGCGTCATCTCGATCGTCCTCGCGGGCCTCCTCTGGGCCGGCTTCCCGGCCAGTGCGGCCTGGGCGATCGGACTGCTCGTCGGCATCAGCCTCTTCATGACCGGCATCTCGATGGCGGTCGTCGCCTACGCCGGTCGGCCAGTCGACGAGGCGGACCAGCCCGCGACCGAACCGCGCGGAGCCTGA